The Chryseobacterium sp. G0186 genome includes the window TGCAGGAAAATTGTTGGGTACTAAAGGAGGACAAAACTTTTAATTCAGTTTCAGGTGCTATAAACTATGCAACTGGTGGGAATATGAATGGTTGGGCTCATTGGATAATTAAAGAAAATAAGAAACCACTTGAAACCATAAGAGAAAAATAGCAGAAGAAGTCCTAGAAATATACGAACAATAATAAATAGCAAAAAATGCACATAACATCATTGTATATCGACAATTACAAGCTACTCAAAGACTTTACTATTAATTTCAAGAAAGATGTTTCTATTCTGATTGGTATCAATGGTTCGGGAAAATCAAGCATTTTGGAAGTGATTGCTCAAATTTTCAGCGATTGTTATCTTGCTGAAAAATCTAAATTCGGTTTTTCTATCGAATATGAAATACGTTTAGAAGAAATCCTTGAACAAACAACTACATCTGCCGAATTCAAGACAGAACATATTAAAGTTCAGATAAGTACTGAAAAAGCAGGACAGGAGCTAAAATACAAAGTATTTAGTGGAAATCAAGTATTAGAAGACTATCGTTCAATCGAACAAAAATACAGTTCTATTGAAAAAATATTGCCAAGCAACATTGTCATCTATTATAGTGGTTTAGCAGATATAATGAAAAAAATATGCTTGCCCCACGATGAAAAGCTGTCTGTTAATTATCGGAAAGGAAATACAGCAATACATCGTCCATTTTTCTATTTTCAACCACCTTTATTTAATTTAATATTAATGACGCTTCTGTCTTATGAATATGGAGATATTCCCGAATTTCTATCTGACAGAGTAAAAATTGCAGGAGTACAAAGCATTCAAATTAATCTTAAAAAGCCTACTTGGGGGAAAGGTAAAATTAATGATTGGTGGGGAGCTAAAGGAGAAGTAAAAACATTTTTGGATTTATTAGCCAGTTTAGGTTCTCCTCTAGAAATTAAGGATGATGATTTGCCATCTGAATCAAAAGGCAATGTAATAATAGAAGGTTGGCAAAATGAAAATCTCATCATTACTATTCTTGGACAAGAAAAGCTGTTTCAAATAAGAGAATATTTTGTTGAAGAAAGAACCCTGTTTAAAGTTCTGAATACACTTTTAATAGATGGATTTCAACCTGAAGTGAAATTTTCATTTTTCCATAACGATGATAAAGATAGAGTAAGTACCTTCGGTACGCTTAGTGAAGGAGAACAACAATCAATTATCATACGGGGATTAATGGAACTTGTCAATAATGAAAATACCCTATTTTTATTTGATGAACCTGATACTTACTTACATCCTTCTTGGCAAAGAAAATTCATAGAAAACATTAATGAATTGGCTGAAAATACTGCATACAATAACAGTCAATTTCTTATCACAACGCATTCGCCACAACTATTGAGCAACGCTGATCCCGAGAATAGTGATGTACAAATATTGGAAGATGGAGAGATTATAAAAGTTACACCTAAATATTATGGCAAAGACATCAGTACAATCTTGTATGAAATGATGGGTGTGGAAAGAAGAAATAAAAAAGTGTCTAAGCTATTAAGTTCTTTATTTAATGTCATCGAAGACGAAGAAATCGAAGAATCAAAAAAACAGTATAATAGTCTTGTTGAACTTTTAGGAGATGACGACCCTGCATTGGTTAGAGCTAAAACGCAAATTGATTACTTAAAAGAAGAAGCCGATGAAACAGATAACTAAACTTCAAGAGCCAAATTCTTTGCTTCAGCATAGAGCCCAGCAGTTCGCTCATTTTGATAATATACCAAATGTAACAAAAGAAGAACTAAAGCAAAATCTTCTATCAGAACAAGGGCATATTTGTTGTTATTGTATGAGAAGAATTCCAGAAAAGTCTTCTCCTTATATGAAAGTTGAACATTTCAAATGTCAAGACCATTTTCAGGATTTGCAGTTAGATTATAAAAATTTATTAGGTGCTTGTACAGGAAATGAAGGCCATCCAAAAAAACTTCAAACTTGTGATACTCAAAAAGCTAATGAAGCTTTAACAATTAATCCACTCAATACCAATCCAAGTTGTGAAACATTGTTCAAGTTTAATTCAGAAGGAGAAATGAGTTCAATATCTGATGATGAAACTATAGATAAACAAATAAATGCTATTCTAAATTTGAATATGCAATCTTTAAAAGATGCAAGAAAGGAAGTTTATTATGTTGTGCAAGAAAGAGTGAGAGCAGAAAGTAAAAGGACAAAAAAGGATAAACCGGCATTTTTAAGGTTTCTTAATCAGGAACTCCAAATGTGGCAGAGCAAAACTGACGGTAAATTTAGACCTTACTGTTTAGTGGCAGTCTACTACCTAACAAAGAAATTAAGAAGTAATTAGACTTATTTCTCCAGTTTGGGAGTGGAATACTAAACTTATCATTAATCAAAAGCTTAAAAAGCTCTTTCTTTTTTGAACCTATCAACTAATCTACTGCTGAATTTGGTTTAGCCCCAATTATACTTTGGCAAGATTAGCTTCTTGCAACAGGTAGAAAAGGGAAATAAAGCAGTTAGTAGGAAAAACTCATTACTTTTTAGAATTGTTATTATTCTGAAAATTAGTAACTTTGATATAGTTATTAATAGTTGGAAAAAAAGCAAACCTTATTTGCCCCTCGATTTAGATAAAACCCTTATTATTAGGGAGGTTTACATTTTGTATCGGGAAATAACTTGGTTAAAAACTAGAAATTTTAAGTTAGAATCAAATAAAATTTATCATCAGGCAGATGATAATAAAATTTCTGAAAAGGAATTAAGTATTCATAATGCATGTTTGCCTCCTATTCATTCTGTTATAATGAATTGTATTGGTCAATCTGGTTTGTCTGCTCTTTTAGAACAAAATTATTCTTGTAATCAACAATTACATTGTTTTGTCCCTTTAGGAATGGTAAAACCTTTTTTACTTAGATTCGATAATTAAAAACTCTACAAAAATTTCACAAAATGCTTCGGGTGCTGCAACAATTGTTTATTAAAAAAAACTAAATATGACAGCTTAATTATGGTTCTCCTTTTACCCGACAAATAAAATGCTATCGTAGAAAAAGTAAATATTTTAATGTATTTTCGTGATCAATTGAAGCAAGAAACTACGGAGAAGAACAACCTGAATGAGCGGTTGATAAAAAGTGTTTTGAAGGAGATTTTTATAGATAAAAATGAAATAAAAAATGCATAAAGTAGTTAATTTTGAATTGTCAGAATATGATTTCAACCGTTTTGATGCTACCTTTCCTAATAGAAAAAGCAATCACGACATCGGTAATTTCGGTGTTCAAGTCGTGAAACTATATTTAGAATCCATTGGATATACAAATGTTATCATCAACCATAAAAAAGTTGATATTCAAGGAACTTTAAATAATGTACTGGTAAAATTTGAAGTGAAATCCACAGTCAAATCTGAAATATCATATGATTGCTTAAAAGTATCAAGTCCAAAAGACTACAAATCTTTAACGGAAGATAAAATGGAAATCATACGAGTATGCAATGTAGGACAAAGAAACGTAAATCTTCACTTCCTAAAATATGGAATTGATTACATATTGGTTGAAGAGCCTAGATGGAGATTACAAAAAATAAGAAAGTAAGTGATTTCTATATCAAATATACAAGACCGGAACTTGGAAATAGAGGAAATTCAAAGCGCATTTGATTTAAGCATATCTCTTGAAAACAGAATTCAGGAAAACCTTTGGGAATTGTTAACACTACTTGCAGATTTCAACAATATCCATGAAATTGAAAATGAAAAATTACCTTATCATATTAACCTTATAGATGAACTACATGCAGACGAAAACGCGCATAGCCGCATCTTTGCGAAGCTATTGAGGTACAAAAAAAATAATAGGTTTGTATTCTTAGAAAGTTTTCTACACGACGTTTGCGGTTTTGAAATGGATATTTTAAATCCAAGAGTAGAAAAAGTAGATTCTTGCGGGCGTATTGATATTCCTATTTTCGACACAAATTATGTTGTCCTAATAGAAAACAAAGTTACTGATAAAGCACCGGATCAAAATACTGAGGCTGGTGGACAATTGGCAAGGTATATAGAAACTGTAAAAAATATTTATAAAAGAAATGAAGAAGATATTTTTGTTGTTTATACCCCAAAATACAGCAGAGAACCTTCGGACGAATGCTGGATAAATAAAGATGGTTTACTGTATAAAGAAAGTTTTAAGTCGCGGTTTAAGTCAGTTTCTTATAGAGATGACATTTATCCGTGGCTTAAAGACAAAATATCATCCATTGATGAAAAGGATATTTATTTAAAAAGTGCAATTGCCCAATACATCGATCATCTAGAAGGACTATTTAGCTTACGTACAATTAACGAAACTATGAATATGAAATTACAGGAATTTCTGAAAAAACAATTAAACTTAGAGGATGATAATCCTAATGATGCAATAGAGATTTTATCGCAGAAAGAGAGTGAATTAAATAACGCCATTGCGCAGATACAACTCTTAAAATTTGAGTACCGCAGTAAAATTGTGGGTGAGAAGTTTAAAGAATGGAAAGAACAGCTCGAATTAGACTTTCCTAGGTTAAGAATTGTTGAAGATGACCATACAACTAGAAATGACTTAATTAATCTAGGTGTTATGATTACGATAGAGGAAAAAAAATTTTCTGCTTTGATAGAGTGTAATATAAAAGAAAATATAAACATTTACTTTGGAATTAGTCCTACATATACTGGTATCGATAAATATGAAGTACCAAATTCTCTACAAACCATACTAACCAAAAATGGGTTAGGTGAACCAGAAAAATATTGGTATGGATGGAGACATACACTGTTATCAAATGGTTATAATGATTTAAAAGACCTCATTAAACAAATTTGCGCTATAGCATAGCTTAATAAATTTGTCAGTGAAAATCAAGCTAAAATTAATAGGGTAAAGTAGGGTTTAGTGAAGTCATTTATAGTTATTGGATTTTATTAGTACTAATATTTACTTCTACTTATAAACCAACTTAGTTTTGAATAACCCTTCAAAAAAAATTTCATGCTACCCTATAATTGATTTATTTTCCTATGTAAACCACCATTAATAAACACATCTTTAGGATATTGCATTAGGAAATAGAACATGTTCATAAAACCTAATGAGTCCCACATTTAAGTCCAATTCTTTTATTATCAATCATCATACTTCATTAAAAATTGCTCTCATATTTAGTAGAATTTTTATTGCTAAATACGAGAGCAAATATTAGATAAAACCATCTAAAAAATAGAGATTGTAAATCTATTTTACTTTCATTTTTACTAGGGTTTCAATCTGCTTTCCAGCATTTCCAAATGGTTATCTGTAAAATTAAGATGGGTTACAAAACGTACCAGATGTTTTCCGAAAGCAGAGCATAGTATATTCTTTTCTTTCATTTTAGCTACAAATTCCGTTGCTTCTATTGCTGAGGGAAGTTGTCCAATAACGATATTGGTTTCTACCGGATACAGTCTTATTATTTCAGTGTGCTCCATCAGAATCTGGCCTACTTTCTGTGCTCTATCATGGTCGTTTTTAAGTAAGGAGATATGATTGTCCAGAGCATAAATACCTGCTGCTGCCAGGCCTCCGGCCTGACGCCATCCGCCTCCCATTGCTTTTCTTGCCCTTCTTGCCTTTTTAATGAACAAGGAAGTACCAATAAGTACGGATCCTACAGGGCATCCCAGCCCTTTTGAGAGACATATTGATATGCTGTCAAAGGTTTTTCCATAATCTTTTGGCGTTTCATCAGTTTCTATTAAAGCATTAAAAAGCCTTGCGCCGTCAAGATGCAAGATAAGATTGTGATCTGTACATACTTTTTTTATCTTTTTTATTTCATTAAAGTCATAAATGCTTCCGCCCCCTTTATTGGTAGTATTTTCCAGAACGACAAGGCTTGTAATGGGCTGGTGAACATCATTTGGGTTATTGATAGCTTCTTTCACCATATCTGCATTTAATTTGCCATATTCTCCATTCAGAGTGTGGACGGATGCAAAAGCATTCATGGCAATTCCTCCTCCCTCATATAAGTATACATGGGAAAGCTGATCACAGATGACCTCATCACCAGGTTGGGTATGTACCTTAATGGCAAGTTGATTGGTCATTGTTCCGGTGGGACAGAACAACGCCGCTTCCATTCCGAACATGGCAGCAACTTTTTCTTCAAGCTTATTTACCGTTGGGTCTTCACCATATACATCATCTCCAATTTCTGCTCTTTCCATGGCTGCTTTCATTTCTGGTGTGGGCAACGTTAACGTATCGCTTCGTAAATCTATTATTTCCATCTGCAATTATTCTTAAATTCTGTTATCTATTTAAATTTTATTTATGAGCTTATTTAAATTTAGTGTAAAACCGGGAGAGGATGTTCACTTTTAAACTTATTAAAATCTTCGAGGGTATAGTCAGGGCATGCCCCTTCCAGTGAGGTGATAAATGCTCCAAGTGAAACAGCCTGTACCATTGTTTCGTGTACAGCATTTCTTTTTCCCAATTTTTTTGATAAAAACCCTGCTAAAAAGGAATCTCCACTTCCAACGGTATCCTTTATCTTAACCGGAATTGTGGGATAAAGATAAAAATCATCCTTATTGGCATACAAAGCTCCTTTACTTCCTTTGGAGACAATAATTTCCTCGAGATTAAATTGATCCTGCAAAAATCTGATACCATCTTCTTCGCTTGTATATTCTTTTCCTAGGAAATCCAGCATCATACGGAGTTCTGCTTTGTTGAACTTTGCAAGATGCGTCTTGTACAGCAGATCTTTAATCATACCAACCTCATAATGCGGTTCTCTGAGATTAATATCAAAAACGTTGTAGGAACCAATCTCAAGTAACTGGAATAATGTGTTTTTAGTTTTCTCACTTCTCGCTGCCAGTGTTCCGAACACCAATACATCTGCTTCATTCAGAATTTTCTGGTTTCCAGGGGTTGTCTCTATAAAATCCCAGGCAACATTTTCTACAATATCATAATGGGCATCATTATTTTCGTCTATTGATGCAATGACTGTACTGGTTGGATGCTCTTCATTTAGCTGAATGTGTTCTGTCGGGATTTTCCAGTCTTTAATTTTCTGCAACAGCTCATGTCCAAGCTGATCATCACCAACACTGCTAATTATATTGACATCAACCCCCATTTTGAAAAGATGATAGGCTACGTTAAAGGGAGCTCCCCCTGCTCTTCTTTGTCCTCCCGGAAAAATATCCCAAAGAACTTCTCCAAAACAGACTGCTTTATTTTTGTTATCTTCCATTATATATTAAAAGTAATTAAATGTATTGGTTTAATAGAAATCGTATTCAAATTTATTTTTAAGCTAGAATGAGTAAACCTGAACAGAAAACTGCAGAAACGCATTATTCCCTACAGGATTCCACATTCCCCATATACCGATAGGAATTTTGTATCCTTCAATGGTAAAGCTTTTTGATATGATAAGGCTCACCTCATTGAATCCTGCTTCTTTAGCAAAAAAATTGTTCTTTTCCCCATTGGTATTATTTAATGCAAAGCCGTATCCCACTCTTCCTCTTATTTCAAGGTTTTCTTTCTTGTACACGGGATATTCTCCTGATACAAATGATGAATATTTATTCTCTGTATTATCACTGTTTCTGTCTCTCCCAAAAACAACGGTGTTCCAGCTAAGGACTAACGGAAACTTTTCGCTTATGGTGTAATAAGATCTCAAATCCCAAAAGCGTCCGGTTTCCCTTGCCGAATAATTAAAGAACTCCTTGTTGTTGTACGAGGCATTAGGTGAAAAATTATAAATATCCCAGAGTTCCAGGGTAAGGTGTTTGTTTTTATATCCTACATAATTATTAAATTCTTTATAGGAACCATCCACATTACCACCAGCCCAAAATCCTGCATAGAAATTTTTATAATCCAGATGTACGTCTCCGGTATAGATCAACCCTGCCGAAACTTCAAGTCCACGCCATAAATGACTGTTTCGAAGTTGTAAAGAAGAATGAATCTCCTGTGCATTCAAGTATAAATTTCCTATAATGGCGGAAAAAAGTAATAGAACAAATTTTATCATGACATAAGTGTTTTTTATAAATAGTAGATATCCGATAATGATTTTCAGGATAAAAGTGATTTCAGGGAAATAGATGACAGGAACTAGTGAATAATATCTTTTTCTCTTATCCTTGACCCAAACAGAGCGTAGGCCAACATCAGCAACTCACAGACTACCGTAAGCCACCAAGTCCATCTCCATGAGCCTAAAATATCCGCTAAACCACCTTGAATAAGCGTGAACACAGCTCCGCCAAATACGGCAGAAATAAAAATACCTGATGCTTTTGAGGTGTATTTATTGAGTCCTTTTATGGAAAGAGTATAGATACAGCTCCACATAGAGGAATGCAGAAGACCGATGGCTACAAGGAACCAAAGATTTTGGGTAACCATAGATATGATGGCAAGGATTGTTGCAAGAATTGTTGTGGTTACCAATTGTGTTTTCGCAGAAATCTTACTGAAGAAGCTTGATATTGATCTTCCTACAAGAAAACCACCCCAATATAATGTGGACAGCAATGCATGAATTCCCAAATCCATACCGCCGATAATAATATCTGTCTTTCCAAAAAATGTAATCGGATGACCGGAATCCATCACCTCAAAAGCATACAGGTTGATATTAGCCCCGATAGCGACTTCGGTTCCAACATAAAAAAAGATCGCTACAACTCCAAGCACAAAATGTCTGAATGACCAGATACTTCTTTCCAGTTTCTCCTCTCCTATTGCTCTTGTATGGGCAATATCAGGAAGATGAAGTCTTTTGGTAATTACTATTACCGTTAATATACAGGCAATAAGTATAGAAAGAGGAAGCAATAACTGCCTGATTTCTATATTTTCGATGGAAATTCCACTGAACATAACCACTGTTACAAAAAACGGTGCAGAAGTGGTCCCGATAGAATTAATGGCTGTAAGAATATTCAGACGCTGTACCGGTTGGGTTCCTTTCAATTCATAGGATGCAGCATAAGGGTTTACAACAACCTGAATAATGGCAGCAGAAGTCCCCATTAAATAAGATCCTATGACAAAAATGATAAAGCCAACAGGAATAACGGCATCTTTAATACTGAACTTTAAATCAGGATATTGATCGCCAAACCAAGATGAACATAAATACATGAAAAGACCGGAAATCATAAACAGAAGTCCTCTTAGTATTGTATTTTTGTATCCAAAGGCACTTACCCACTTGCTTCCCAAAGTTCCATTCAGCAGATAGCCAAGAAAGAAGAAAAAAGAAATCAAGGTGGTAAATGTATTTTTCAGGCTGCCTGCATGGCTTAGAAAAGTAAATTTCAGAGGAGCCTGTAGCTGTTCATTCACCGTGGTAAGAAAACCTACAATGAAATAAATAAAGGTAATAATGGCAAACGGCAGTAGGGCATTATTCGTCTTATTTTCCAGGGGATTCATATTTGTGTTTATCTGCATGGCTTATTTATTTTATAATTGATTTTAAAACAGGAGTAATTCCATGATCTTTAATTACGTCTACAAATTGGATGTATAATTCTACAAATTGCTCGGAAGCTCTTAGGTCAATTCCTTTAAAAGCAGATAACTTCAGAAAATCATTAGGATTATCACTATCAATAAGCAATTCATCACTGCTTGTCATCCAAGGTTCTGCCACTTCAAAAGTGTTTCCATTGTCGTCTGTTTTATATTTCAGATAATGTCTATAGGAAGCAATAAGAAAAGCAGGTCTTGTAAGGTCTTTTAACCCCTTTATCATTTTGTCAAGATTGGGAATGATATAAACCGGAAATTTGGAGATCCCATCAAAGCATAAACGGCTTACCTGATCACTGACGCTATGATTTGCAAATCTTTCAATAAGCGTTTCTTTATATTTTTCCAAGTCAGTATTTTCAGGTACAGGAACGAATGGAGTACTGTCTATATCCATAAAGTTCCGGATAAATTGTACCAGATCTTTATCTTCCATCGCCTGGTCTACTTTACGATATCCTATCAGAAAAGACGGATAAGATAACAGGGTATGAGAGGCATTCAATAAGCTTAACTTCATATTCTCAAAAGAAGATACATCATCTGTAAACTCCACTCCTACCCTCTCCCAGGCAGGTCTTCCTGCAATAAAACGATCTTCAATTACCCATTGTGCAAAATCTTCACAGTAAACCGGAACTTTATCCTGAGTTCCATTCAGTTTATTCAGTCTTTTAATATCTTCAGGAGTCGTGGCAGGAGTAATACGATCTACCATACTATTGGGGAAAGTCACATTGTCTTTTACCCATGCTGCAAGATCTTTATCCTGAGCCTCTATAAATGTGGTAAAAGCTCTTTTCGCAGTATCTCCGTTATGCTGAAGATTATCACATGAAAGGATGGTAACCGGTCCGCCATTTTTTACTTTTCTCCAGCGTAGCCCC containing:
- a CDS encoding threonine aldolase family protein, coding for MEIIDLRSDTLTLPTPEMKAAMERAEIGDDVYGEDPTVNKLEEKVAAMFGMEAALFCPTGTMTNQLAIKVHTQPGDEVICDQLSHVYLYEGGGIAMNAFASVHTLNGEYGKLNADMVKEAINNPNDVHQPITSLVVLENTTNKGGGSIYDFNEIKKIKKVCTDHNLILHLDGARLFNALIETDETPKDYGKTFDSISICLSKGLGCPVGSVLIGTSLFIKKARRARKAMGGGWRQAGGLAAAGIYALDNHISLLKNDHDRAQKVGQILMEHTEIIRLYPVETNIVIGQLPSAIEATEFVAKMKEKNILCSAFGKHLVRFVTHLNFTDNHLEMLESRLKP
- a CDS encoding MFS transporter; this translates as MQINTNMNPLENKTNNALLPFAIITFIYFIVGFLTTVNEQLQAPLKFTFLSHAGSLKNTFTTLISFFFFLGYLLNGTLGSKWVSAFGYKNTILRGLLFMISGLFMYLCSSWFGDQYPDLKFSIKDAVIPVGFIIFVIGSYLMGTSAAIIQVVVNPYAASYELKGTQPVQRLNILTAINSIGTTSAPFFVTVVMFSGISIENIEIRQLLLPLSILIACILTVIVITKRLHLPDIAHTRAIGEEKLERSIWSFRHFVLGVVAIFFYVGTEVAIGANINLYAFEVMDSGHPITFFGKTDIIIGGMDLGIHALLSTLYWGGFLVGRSISSFFSKISAKTQLVTTTILATILAIISMVTQNLWFLVAIGLLHSSMWSCIYTLSIKGLNKYTSKASGIFISAVFGGAVFTLIQGGLADILGSWRWTWWLTVVCELLMLAYALFGSRIREKDIIH
- a CDS encoding PD-(D/E)XK nuclease family protein encodes the protein MEIEEIQSAFDLSISLENRIQENLWELLTLLADFNNIHEIENEKLPYHINLIDELHADENAHSRIFAKLLRYKKNNRFVFLESFLHDVCGFEMDILNPRVEKVDSCGRIDIPIFDTNYVVLIENKVTDKAPDQNTEAGGQLARYIETVKNIYKRNEEDIFVVYTPKYSREPSDECWINKDGLLYKESFKSRFKSVSYRDDIYPWLKDKISSIDEKDIYLKSAIAQYIDHLEGLFSLRTINETMNMKLQEFLKKQLNLEDDNPNDAIEILSQKESELNNAIAQIQLLKFEYRSKIVGEKFKEWKEQLELDFPRLRIVEDDHTTRNDLINLGVMITIEEKKFSALIECNIKENINIYFGISPTYTGIDKYEVPNSLQTILTKNGLGEPEKYWYGWRHTLLSNGYNDLKDLIKQICAIA
- a CDS encoding carbohydrate kinase family protein; this translates as MEDNKNKAVCFGEVLWDIFPGGQRRAGGAPFNVAYHLFKMGVDVNIISSVGDDQLGHELLQKIKDWKIPTEHIQLNEEHPTSTVIASIDENNDAHYDIVENVAWDFIETTPGNQKILNEADVLVFGTLAARSEKTKNTLFQLLEIGSYNVFDINLREPHYEVGMIKDLLYKTHLAKFNKAELRMMLDFLGKEYTSEEDGIRFLQDQFNLEEIIVSKGSKGALYANKDDFYLYPTIPVKIKDTVGSGDSFLAGFLSKKLGKRNAVHETMVQAVSLGAFITSLEGACPDYTLEDFNKFKSEHPLPVLH
- a CDS encoding mannitol dehydrogenase family protein, with the protein product MNMISCHYDANDVRTGILHIGVGNFHRAHQQFYTHLLLNEKDQHAWGICGVCLLPSDEKVVNRLRAQNLQYTLTVCGRNGTNEVHTIHSLRELIWGVEDPDAVVRKIADSSIKVISLTITEGGYNLDKETGEFLLHDEKIQFDLENPASPTTVFGFIAEGLRWRKVKNGGPVTILSCDNLQHNGDTAKRAFTTFIEAQDKDLAAWVKDNVTFPNSMVDRITPATTPEDIKRLNKLNGTQDKVPVYCEDFAQWVIEDRFIAGRPAWERVGVEFTDDVSSFENMKLSLLNASHTLLSYPSFLIGYRKVDQAMEDKDLVQFIRNFMDIDSTPFVPVPENTDLEKYKETLIERFANHSVSDQVSRLCFDGISKFPVYIIPNLDKMIKGLKDLTRPAFLIASYRHYLKYKTDDNGNTFEVAEPWMTSSDELLIDSDNPNDFLKLSAFKGIDLRASEQFVELYIQFVDVIKDHGITPVLKSIIK
- a CDS encoding AAA family ATPase, giving the protein MHITSLYIDNYKLLKDFTINFKKDVSILIGINGSGKSSILEVIAQIFSDCYLAEKSKFGFSIEYEIRLEEILEQTTTSAEFKTEHIKVQISTEKAGQELKYKVFSGNQVLEDYRSIEQKYSSIEKILPSNIVIYYSGLADIMKKICLPHDEKLSVNYRKGNTAIHRPFFYFQPPLFNLILMTLLSYEYGDIPEFLSDRVKIAGVQSIQINLKKPTWGKGKINDWWGAKGEVKTFLDLLASLGSPLEIKDDDLPSESKGNVIIEGWQNENLIITILGQEKLFQIREYFVEERTLFKVLNTLLIDGFQPEVKFSFFHNDDKDRVSTFGTLSEGEQQSIIIRGLMELVNNENTLFLFDEPDTYLHPSWQRKFIENINELAENTAYNNSQFLITTHSPQLLSNADPENSDVQILEDGEIIKVTPKYYGKDISTILYEMMGVERRNKKVSKLLSSLFNVIEDEEIEESKKQYNSLVELLGDDDPALVRAKTQIDYLKEEADETDN
- a CDS encoding retron system putative HNH endonuclease, with amino-acid sequence MKQITKLQEPNSLLQHRAQQFAHFDNIPNVTKEELKQNLLSEQGHICCYCMRRIPEKSSPYMKVEHFKCQDHFQDLQLDYKNLLGACTGNEGHPKKLQTCDTQKANEALTINPLNTNPSCETLFKFNSEGEMSSISDDETIDKQINAILNLNMQSLKDARKEVYYVVQERVRAESKRTKKDKPAFLRFLNQELQMWQSKTDGKFRPYCLVAVYYLTKKLRSN